The Vallitalea longa genome includes a window with the following:
- a CDS encoding beta-N-acetylhexosaminidase, whose product MSINVIPKPNHIILKEGVFNINQSTKISFDENARPILKFLEQYIKQATGLELANSNETGVNSITLNLDDNLVDLGKEGYKINILQKQILLDACTIHGLFYGVQTLRQIMNDNNCNLPCVEIEDVPRYEYRGYMLDVCRHFFDKEVVKRMIDLSALHKLNIFHWHLTDDQGFRIEIKKYEKLTKIGSVRKETIISNKSDNKPHGGYYTVDDIKEVVEYAKERYITIVPEFDMPGHFLSLLASYPNLGCNGKQLEVGTRFGVINDIACAGKESTYEFIFDVLEEIIDLFPGELIHIGGDEVPKERWIECPDCQNKIKEENLNNEEELQGYFTNRIAEFLKEKGKRAVTWNESLKAGNLDDSVVVQHWMDPDKHQNTIKAINDDRTMIISDFFHVYLDYPYGMTTLQKTYEFNPVFEGVKKDKVKNILGVEAPLWTEYVTNIEKIDYLTFPRLSALAEIGWTNESDRDYNDFIDRLKSLNDLLSKSGVRYATVTQANVKGLKAKIEVCKHFKQVNNIFSIIIELIKSKKK is encoded by the coding sequence ATGAGTATAAACGTTATACCAAAACCCAACCATATTATTTTAAAAGAAGGGGTATTTAATATTAATCAATCTACTAAGATTAGCTTTGATGAAAATGCAAGACCTATATTAAAGTTTCTAGAACAATATATAAAACAAGCAACAGGATTAGAACTAGCTAATTCAAATGAAACAGGAGTTAATTCAATTACACTAAATTTAGATGATAATCTAGTTGATTTGGGAAAAGAAGGGTATAAGATTAATATTCTACAAAAGCAGATTCTACTGGATGCGTGTACGATTCATGGATTATTTTATGGAGTACAGACTCTAAGACAGATTATGAACGATAACAACTGTAATTTACCTTGTGTAGAAATAGAAGATGTACCAAGATATGAATATAGGGGTTATATGCTAGACGTTTGTAGACATTTCTTTGATAAAGAAGTAGTTAAAAGAATGATTGATCTTTCGGCATTACATAAATTGAATATTTTCCATTGGCATTTAACGGACGATCAGGGTTTCAGAATTGAGATCAAGAAATATGAGAAGTTAACAAAAATAGGTTCTGTCAGAAAAGAGACTATAATATCTAATAAATCAGACAATAAACCTCATGGTGGTTATTATACTGTTGATGATATAAAAGAAGTTGTAGAGTATGCAAAAGAAAGATATATCACCATTGTACCTGAGTTCGATATGCCAGGCCATTTCTTATCTCTTCTAGCATCTTATCCTAATCTAGGATGTAATGGAAAGCAACTGGAAGTGGGTACTAGATTTGGTGTTATTAATGATATCGCATGTGCAGGTAAGGAAAGTACATATGAATTCATTTTTGATGTTCTAGAAGAAATTATAGATCTATTCCCTGGAGAATTGATACATATTGGTGGAGATGAAGTTCCAAAAGAAAGATGGATTGAATGTCCTGACTGTCAGAACAAAATAAAAGAAGAAAATCTTAATAATGAAGAAGAACTTCAAGGGTATTTTACTAATAGAATAGCTGAATTCCTAAAAGAAAAAGGTAAAAGGGCAGTTACTTGGAATGAGTCTCTGAAGGCAGGTAATCTAGACGATTCTGTAGTAGTACAACACTGGATGGATCCAGATAAACACCAGAATACCATCAAGGCAATAAATGATGATAGAACTATGATAATATCTGATTTTTTTCATGTATATTTAGATTATCCATATGGTATGACTACACTGCAGAAGACCTATGAATTCAATCCGGTTTTTGAAGGGGTAAAGAAAGATAAAGTAAAAAATATTTTAGGTGTTGAAGCACCTTTATGGACAGAATATGTTACAAATATAGAGAAAATAGATTATCTGACATTTCCTAGACTTTCTGCGCTAGCAGAGATAGGATGGACTAATGAAAGCGATAGAGATTATAATGATTTTATTGATAGATTAAAATCTTTAAATGATTTGTTATCAAAATCAGGAGTCAGATATGCAACTGTAACTCAAGCAAATGTAAAAGGCCTAAAGGCTAAAATAGAAGTGTGCAAGCATTTCAAACAAGTCAATAATATATTTTCTATCATTATTGAATTAATTAAGAGTAAAAAGAAATAA
- the tadA gene encoding tRNA adenosine(34) deaminase TadA → MKDVQDDKDIKYMNEALGQAKKAFDIDEVPIGAVIVKDDEIIAEAFNRRNTDKNTLSHAEILAIDKASKAVGDWRLDDCTMYITLEPCPMCAGAIVQARIPRVVIAAYNRKAGCAGSIVNLLQEERFNHQVDITYEVLEDESSRLLKDFFRKLREKNK, encoded by the coding sequence GTGAAAGATGTGCAAGATGATAAAGACATTAAATATATGAATGAGGCTCTAGGGCAAGCAAAAAAGGCATTTGATATTGATGAAGTTCCCATTGGGGCAGTAATTGTTAAAGATGATGAAATAATTGCAGAAGCATTTAATAGAAGAAATACTGATAAAAATACATTGTCTCATGCAGAAATATTGGCAATCGATAAAGCTTCAAAAGCTGTTGGTGATTGGAGGCTTGATGATTGTACAATGTATATAACACTGGAGCCATGTCCAATGTGTGCTGGAGCCATTGTCCAAGCTAGAATTCCTAGAGTGGTTATAGCTGCATATAATAGAAAAGCGGGATGTGCAGGATCGATAGTCAATCTGTTGCAGGAAGAAAGATTCAATCATCAAGTTGATATAACATATGAAGTGTTGGAAGATGAAAGTAGTAGATTATTAAAAGATTTTTTTAGAAAACTAAGAGAAAAGAATAAGTAA
- a CDS encoding DivIVA domain-containing protein: MGTSFNTVKKGYDPKEVQEYIQLLDKELKTYKDKEQFISSALVEAQVSAKNVVEDAKKQAQKIEADAVNKLQDIKEKIEKSKKKIYQFQEDYANFTKRFESSFNETELNKLLTSLDSIYTSLETNQSKEDEKTKKSAV, from the coding sequence ATGGGGACTTCATTCAATACGGTAAAAAAAGGTTATGATCCTAAAGAAGTACAAGAATACATACAATTATTAGATAAAGAATTAAAGACTTACAAAGATAAAGAACAATTTATCTCAAGTGCTTTAGTAGAAGCACAAGTTTCGGCTAAGAATGTAGTTGAAGACGCCAAAAAACAGGCCCAAAAGATTGAAGCAGATGCAGTAAACAAACTTCAAGATATCAAAGAAAAAATTGAAAAATCAAAAAAGAAGATATATCAATTTCAAGAGGATTATGCTAATTTTACTAAAAGATTCGAATCCTCATTTAATGAAACCGAACTTAATAAATTACTTACAAGTTTAGATTCAATATATACATCTTTAGAAACAAACCAATCTAAAGAGGATGAAAAAACTAAAAAATCTGCTGTTTAG
- a CDS encoding anaerobic ribonucleoside-triphosphate reductase activating protein, protein MNIKGFTKTTLLDYPGHIASTIFTGGCNFNCPYCHNGDLVLNHTNLDNLTENYILANIKKRCGMINSICISGGEPTLQPDLIEFLQKIKEYPIKIKLDTNGSNPHVIETAYKNNLIDYIAMDIKNSKEKYSITCDKAINLNNIEKSIDYIKSCGIDYEFRTTVIREFHNIEDIMNIGKWLNGSKRYFIQQYIESDKQIKDGFHGHSLETLEKFQNSIKQYFESVSIRGVD, encoded by the coding sequence ATGAATATTAAAGGGTTTACAAAAACAACTTTATTAGATTATCCAGGTCATATTGCATCCACTATCTTTACAGGTGGATGTAATTTTAATTGTCCCTATTGTCATAATGGAGATTTAGTTCTGAATCACACCAACTTGGATAACTTAACTGAAAATTATATACTAGCCAATATAAAAAAACGTTGTGGCATGATAAACAGTATATGCATAAGTGGTGGAGAACCAACATTACAACCAGATTTAATTGAATTTCTTCAAAAAATCAAGGAATATCCTATAAAAATCAAACTTGACACCAACGGAAGTAACCCTCATGTAATAGAAACTGCTTATAAAAATAATTTAATTGATTACATAGCCATGGATATAAAAAATAGCAAGGAAAAATACAGTATCACATGTGATAAAGCCATTAATTTAAATAATATTGAAAAATCTATCGATTATATTAAATCTTGCGGTATTGATTATGAGTTTAGAACTACTGTTATAAGAGAATTTCATAACATTGAAGATATAATGAATATTGGTAAATGGTTAAACGGAAGTAAAAGGTATTTCATTCAGCAATATATAGAAAGTGATAAACAAATTAAAGACGGATTTCATGGGCATAGCCTTGAAACATTAGAAAAATTCCAAAACAGTATAAAACAATATTTTGAATCAGTATCTATCCGAGGAGTTGATTAG
- a CDS encoding AraC family transcriptional regulator, whose translation MISNSGYSEYNQEPQGYESNDEFFIVNSCGNDKFYHTNFWQKRIKGRKDYYLIYVKKGILSCNINKTPYRINTGQVIMIDPNESYEVYYSDKVYQEVFWINFTGYGVKSILNQLNIISKKSYFVGNSPNIDNLFINIIKELQIRNQSYTVICSGYLVELLATICRCKKCNHGNTLASESELHEIMIYLNESYNHNHTIEELAKKCNLSTYYFIRKFKKISGYSPQKYLLKIRMDNAKKMLIESNLSIANIGYMVGFKNALYFSKAFKEFVGKSPSQYRKDLIL comes from the coding sequence ATGATTAGTAATTCTGGTTACTCAGAATATAATCAAGAGCCCCAAGGTTATGAATCTAATGATGAATTTTTCATTGTAAATAGCTGTGGAAATGACAAATTTTATCACACTAATTTTTGGCAGAAAAGAATAAAAGGTAGAAAAGATTATTACTTGATATATGTAAAAAAAGGCATTTTATCTTGTAATATCAATAAAACACCTTACAGAATCAATACAGGTCAAGTAATCATGATAGATCCAAATGAATCTTATGAGGTATATTACTCAGACAAAGTATATCAAGAAGTATTTTGGATTAATTTTACAGGCTATGGGGTTAAAAGTATATTAAACCAACTAAATATAATCAGCAAAAAAAGTTATTTCGTTGGAAATTCCCCTAATATTGATAACTTATTCATTAATATAATAAAAGAACTTCAGATACGTAACCAATCTTATACGGTTATCTGTAGTGGATACCTTGTTGAGCTATTAGCTACTATCTGCAGATGTAAAAAATGTAATCATGGAAATACATTGGCAAGTGAATCAGAATTACATGAAATTATGATTTATTTAAATGAAAGTTATAATCATAATCACACAATTGAAGAGCTGGCAAAAAAATGTAATCTTTCTACATATTATTTTATTAGAAAATTCAAAAAAATATCTGGTTATTCCCCACAAAAATATTTATTGAAAATTAGAATGGATAATGCTAAAAAAATGCTTATTGAATCCAATTTAAGTATAGCTAATATAGGTTATATGGTAGGATTCAAAAATGCTTTATATTTCAGTAAGGCTTTTAAAGAATTCGTAGGGAAAAGTCCATCTCAATATAGAAAAGACTTAATATTGTAA
- a CDS encoding 5'-nucleotidase C-terminal domain-containing protein has protein sequence MKSRVRKLLSMLLILTVIFNLNTLFMFASDDTEVSTPAATDTILPATQQIENVIDILTVNDFHGNVTESGKNIGMAKMVRYINDQKAKNPNTIVVSGGDNYQGTALSNLTYGAPVNEMFKGMGVIASAVGNHEFDWGANRIEQWGKDGNFTFLAANIYNKETNEPVEWAKPYLIHEVAGKKIAFIGLSTVETAYKTKVDNVAAIEFKPADEAAKIWVDYLKSGKAEEGTPDIIIALTHVPTWQDDYGENPELPITGEEIGTLCKVEGIDAVITGHSHKTVSGYINDKPVIQAYKYGRAVGKLSIGLNEDGSVKSITPSVNSVYKISSDLVEDPETKEIHDKYVADFAPIANEVVGQLNGRLSHDSGYKNVTPLGLWTADIMRKAANTEIGLTNGGGLRRSLEEGNITMGDLYEVIPFDNTLTTMEVTGQHLKELVNHGIEAADMGDGQFAGLKVIYNPKADYENRIVSFTLEDGTPVDMNKKYTLTTNDFVATGGDQYNFDGAENIVDTFVPIRDELAKAIKAEGTVTAPEVNVISQLSTYKIKVGDVLWKIAELYNTTYQELAKLNNLKNPHLIYSGKTLLVPAN, from the coding sequence ATGAAGAGCAGAGTAAGAAAGTTATTGAGTATGCTATTGATTTTGACAGTAATATTTAACTTGAACACTTTATTCATGTTTGCAAGTGATGATACTGAAGTTTCTACACCTGCAGCAACTGACACAATATTACCCGCAACCCAACAAATAGAGAATGTCATTGATATATTAACTGTTAATGACTTCCATGGTAACGTAACAGAAAGTGGAAAAAACATAGGTATGGCAAAAATGGTTCGTTATATTAATGACCAAAAAGCTAAAAACCCTAATACTATTGTTGTATCAGGTGGTGACAACTATCAAGGTACAGCCCTTTCTAATCTTACATATGGTGCTCCAGTAAACGAAATGTTCAAAGGTATGGGAGTAATAGCATCAGCAGTAGGTAATCATGAATTCGACTGGGGTGCTAACCGAATCGAACAATGGGGAAAAGACGGAAACTTTACTTTCTTGGCAGCTAATATTTATAACAAAGAAACTAATGAACCTGTGGAATGGGCAAAACCTTATTTGATTCATGAAGTAGCTGGCAAAAAAATTGCTTTTATAGGTCTTTCTACAGTAGAAACAGCTTATAAAACTAAAGTTGATAATGTAGCTGCAATCGAATTCAAACCAGCGGATGAAGCTGCTAAAATATGGGTAGATTATTTAAAATCTGGAAAAGCTGAAGAAGGTACTCCAGATATTATAATAGCTTTAACACATGTTCCAACTTGGCAGGATGATTATGGTGAAAATCCTGAGTTACCTATAACAGGTGAAGAGATTGGTACTCTTTGCAAAGTAGAAGGAATTGATGCTGTTATAACAGGTCACTCACATAAGACTGTATCTGGATATATAAATGATAAACCTGTTATTCAAGCTTATAAATATGGTAGAGCTGTTGGTAAACTTTCTATAGGATTAAATGAAGATGGTAGTGTTAAATCAATCACTCCTTCAGTAAATTCTGTTTATAAGATTTCTTCAGATCTAGTTGAAGATCCAGAAACCAAAGAAATACACGATAAGTATGTGGCTGATTTTGCTCCTATAGCTAATGAAGTTGTAGGACAACTAAATGGACGTTTGTCACATGATAGTGGTTATAAAAATGTTACTCCTCTAGGTTTATGGACAGCTGATATCATGAGAAAAGCTGCTAATACTGAAATAGGTTTAACTAATGGTGGAGGACTTAGAAGAAGCCTTGAAGAAGGTAATATCACTATGGGTGATTTATATGAAGTGATTCCTTTTGATAATACATTAACAACAATGGAAGTGACAGGTCAACATCTAAAAGAATTAGTTAATCATGGTATTGAAGCTGCTGATATGGGTGATGGGCAATTCGCAGGATTAAAAGTCATATATAATCCAAAAGCAGACTACGAAAATAGAATCGTGAGTTTTACATTAGAAGATGGTACTCCTGTTGATATGAATAAAAAATATACCTTAACAACTAATGATTTCGTAGCTACTGGAGGAGATCAATATAACTTTGATGGAGCAGAAAATATAGTAGATACATTTGTTCCTATAAGAGATGAACTAGCTAAAGCCATTAAAGCTGAAGGTACTGTTACAGCTCCTGAAGTAAATGTAATATCACAACTAAGCACATATAAAATAAAAGTTGGAGATGTTCTTTGGAAAATAGCTGAATTATATAATACCACTTATCAAGAACTAGCTAAACTAAATAATTTAAAAAATCCTCATCTAATTTATTCTGGTAAAACATTATTAGTACCTGCTAACTAA
- a CDS encoding YibE/F family protein, which produces MKCKSLIFTILISLFLTSCSSESTDDITKDEKYGGLATYYEDDMEKPDYDVVKAKVIDITSDDTKDERPDIPIEQDIRYQYLYIKILQGNHKGEEYTVRNTVEMVNPYRLIFRRNDKMYIYVYETDKGTVGDIHIYERCRDSAIILIVISFLILLIVIGGFKGLKSIITLAITILLISFVMLPLILRGYNPLLVTVGVISVTTTLTLVIISGWNKKTRTAILGTVGGVLVAALAAGIVSNIAMLTGLGEEQARMLAYIPQNRHLDFKGILLSGIIIGALGAVMDVSLSIASSMWEIEENNPKIKTKKLIKSGMNIGKDIMGSMSNTLILAYVGGSIHLLLLFIAYNITIPEILNMDMIASEIVRAIAGSIGLISAIPLTTWIGGTLGRKN; this is translated from the coding sequence ATGAAATGTAAAAGTCTAATATTTACTATACTCATTTCATTATTTTTAACATCTTGTTCATCTGAATCAACTGATGATATAACAAAAGATGAAAAATACGGAGGTCTTGCCACATACTACGAAGATGATATGGAAAAACCTGATTATGATGTAGTAAAAGCTAAAGTGATTGATATAACTAGTGATGATACTAAAGATGAGCGTCCAGATATTCCTATAGAACAAGATATCAGATATCAATATCTTTATATAAAAATATTGCAGGGTAACCATAAAGGGGAAGAATATACTGTAAGAAATACTGTTGAAATGGTTAATCCTTACAGATTGATATTCAGAAGAAATGATAAGATGTATATATATGTGTATGAAACAGATAAAGGTACTGTTGGAGATATTCATATCTATGAACGTTGTAGAGACAGTGCAATAATTCTTATTGTTATTTCTTTTTTAATACTATTAATAGTAATTGGAGGTTTCAAAGGTCTCAAATCCATAATTACATTGGCTATCACCATATTGTTAATATCTTTTGTCATGTTACCACTAATTCTAAGAGGTTATAATCCCTTATTGGTTACCGTTGGGGTCATATCCGTAACAACAACTTTGACTTTAGTAATAATAAGTGGCTGGAATAAAAAAACACGAACTGCTATCTTAGGAACAGTAGGAGGAGTATTAGTAGCGGCACTTGCTGCTGGAATAGTTTCAAATATAGCTATGCTTACTGGATTAGGTGAAGAACAAGCAAGAATGCTTGCCTATATTCCTCAGAACAGACATCTTGATTTTAAAGGAATCCTACTATCAGGTATTATAATAGGTGCATTGGGAGCTGTAATGGACGTTTCTCTATCCATAGCTTCTTCAATGTGGGAGATAGAAGAAAATAATCCTAAAATAAAAACTAAGAAATTAATTAAATCAGGTATGAATATTGGAAAAGACATCATGGGCTCTATGTCAAACACTCTTATCTTAGCGTATGTGGGAGGTTCGATTCATTTATTATTACTATTTATTGCATATAATATAACTATACCCGAAATACTAAATATGGACATGATAGCATCAGAAATTGTAAGAGCCATAGCAGGAAGTATAGGTTTAATCTCAGCAATACCGCTAACTACCTGGATAGGGGGTACACTGGGTAGAAAAAATTAA
- a CDS encoding ECF transporter S component, with product MNKSQTNYIKVIVQTGLLIAIAQIVKMFSNYIYIAGVPALRISFSGPFTKMPGILFGPVIGGISAVLSDIIGYLIKPTGAYIPWLGLTALLGGILTPIIWKALKNINIKHIQTVCIILFSAIGLLGIFNHIQLTYYENSSWSKFILGIGKGPGFATVLLIATSIAGFLLLLIDRIIQKRFNNLKIYNNFLKLIISVGVPGLIVTTINTQILRLSFVALSKQAFIAFLLPRIVEELFMTVYIAYMLSLLLYLYNNLFRSDN from the coding sequence ATGAATAAATCACAAACTAATTATATAAAAGTAATTGTGCAGACAGGTCTATTAATCGCTATTGCACAAATAGTAAAAATGTTTAGCAACTATATATATATTGCTGGTGTACCAGCACTAAGAATCAGTTTTTCTGGTCCATTCACTAAAATGCCTGGAATCTTATTTGGTCCCGTTATCGGTGGAATTAGTGCTGTTTTATCTGATATTATCGGCTATTTAATCAAACCTACAGGTGCATATATCCCTTGGTTAGGATTAACTGCTCTATTAGGTGGAATACTAACTCCTATTATTTGGAAAGCATTAAAAAATATAAATATTAAGCATATACAAACAGTATGTATAATTCTTTTTTCTGCGATAGGTTTACTTGGTATATTTAATCATATACAGTTAACTTATTATGAGAATAGTTCATGGTCTAAATTTATATTAGGCATAGGAAAAGGTCCTGGTTTTGCCACTGTTTTGTTAATAGCTACTTCTATAGCAGGCTTTTTATTACTACTTATCGACCGTATAATACAAAAGCGATTCAATAATCTAAAGATATACAACAATTTCCTGAAATTAATTATTTCTGTAGGAGTACCAGGTTTAATAGTGACAACTATAAATACTCAAATACTCAGACTATCTTTCGTCGCATTATCAAAACAAGCTTTTATTGCTTTCTTACTCCCCAGAATTGTAGAAGAATTATTTATGACAGTTTATATAGCTTATATGTTATCACTTTTATTATATTTGTATAACAATCTATTTAGATCAGACAATTAG
- a CDS encoding GNAT family N-acetyltransferase, whose protein sequence is MKKIYSTDRLVLRTIDTSFTKKVLDYYIRNKEFLEPWEPRREPVFYKPISQKKTIRREMDLMNNLSMLRLWIFKKEDTHFQRIIGTVSFSNIVRGCFKSCFLGYKLDKDEINKGYICEAIERGIHVMFEDYKLHRIEANIIPRNIPSIKVVTKLGFENEGLSKKYLMINGTWEDHYHMVLLNKNME, encoded by the coding sequence ATGAAGAAAATATATTCAACAGATAGATTAGTTCTTAGAACTATAGATACGTCTTTTACCAAAAAGGTATTAGATTATTATATACGTAATAAAGAGTTTCTTGAACCTTGGGAACCTAGACGTGAACCTGTTTTTTATAAACCTATATCCCAAAAAAAGACTATACGTAGAGAAATGGATTTAATGAACAATTTATCTATGCTAAGACTTTGGATTTTCAAAAAAGAAGATACACATTTTCAAAGGATAATCGGAACAGTATCTTTTTCAAATATTGTTAGGGGATGTTTCAAGTCATGTTTTCTAGGATATAAACTAGATAAAGATGAAATTAATAAAGGTTATATTTGTGAAGCTATTGAAAGAGGGATACATGTGATGTTTGAAGATTATAAACTACATCGTATTGAAGCTAATATAATACCAAGAAACATACCTTCAATCAAAGTAGTGACCAAACTTGGATTTGAAAATGAAGGTCTATCAAAAAAGTATCTTATGATTAATGGAACGTGGGAAGATCATTACCATATGGTGTTATTAAATAAAAATATGGAATAG